From bacterium, one genomic window encodes:
- a CDS encoding sugar ABC transporter permease → MKNRVKNKISAMFEKESFWAWVFILPAFLGTFIFIIIPIFASFGLSFIDWNLINKPKIVGLENYIGLFNDPVFYQVLFNTLYYALITAVFSIILPLMLATALDRKIKGSNFFKTAYFIPFVTPMIVIGIVWTWIFDPNYGILNWVLGVGDNIKWLYDKNFAMSALIIVSVWKNIGYNMVIFLAGLQAIPESINEACEIEGATGIKRFFLVTLPLLSPTVFFVSIMTTISSFHVFDLIYLMTDGGPENSTSVLVYWIYKQAFEFFNIGKASAIAYVLFVIILSLTYVQWITRKKWVINE, encoded by the coding sequence ATGAAAAATAGAGTCAAAAATAAAATATCGGCAATGTTTGAGAAAGAAAGTTTCTGGGCGTGGGTTTTTATTTTGCCTGCGTTTTTGGGAACTTTTATTTTTATAATAATTCCGATATTTGCTTCTTTTGGTCTGAGTTTTATTGACTGGAACCTTATAAACAAACCAAAAATAGTAGGCTTAGAAAATTATATCGGGCTTTTCAATGACCCTGTATTTTATCAGGTGTTATTTAATACATTGTATTATGCTTTGATAACGGCTGTTTTTAGCATTATATTGCCTTTAATGTTGGCTACTGCTCTTGATAGAAAAATAAAAGGAAGCAACTTTTTTAAAACAGCGTACTTTATTCCGTTTGTAACTCCTATGATTGTTATAGGAATTGTTTGGACGTGGATATTTGATCCTAATTACGGCATTCTGAACTGGGTTTTAGGAGTCGGTGACAACATAAAATGGCTTTATGACAAAAATTTTGCTATGTCTGCACTCATTATAGTGAGTGTATGGAAAAATATCGGCTATAATATGGTAATCTTCTTGGCAGGCTTACAGGCAATTCCTGAAAGTATCAACGAGGCTTGCGAAATAGAAGGAGCTACGGGAATTAAAAGATTCTTTCTTGTTACGCTCCCTTTATTAAGCCCTACAGTATTTTTTGTTTCGATAATGACAACTATTTCTTCGTTTCATGTGTTTGATTTGATTTATCTTATGACGGATGGCGGGCCGGAAAATTCAACTTCTGTTCTGGTATATTGGATTTATAAACAAGCGTTTGAGTTTTTTAACATAGGCAAAGCTTCAGCAATAGCCTATGTTTTATTTGTTATAATACTTAGTTTGACTTATGTTCAGTGGATAACAAGAAAAAAATGGGTTATTAATGAGTAG
- the accC gene encoding acetyl-CoA carboxylase biotin carboxylase subunit: MTITKLLIANRGEIAVRIIRACKELSIPTVAVYSEADEDCLHVSLADEAYCIGPAPSGKSYLNVPNIISTALMTGADAIHPGYGFLSENAEFAEICRDHNIKFVGASPENIRAMGDKASAKKTMIENDVPTVPGTIGLVDDVNEIKPWIEKVGYPVIVKATAGGGGRGMRIVRHEGELEEMYNLAQSEARCAFGNGGVYVEKYLENPRHIEVQIIADQYGNVVHLGERDCSIQRRHQKLLEEAPSPVITAEVREKMGQAAINAAKGIGYEGAGTIEFLLDNKNNFYFMEMNTRIQVEHPVTEMIFSVDLLKEQVRVAAGERLSFTQEDMKIHGHAIECRINAEDSDKNFMPCPGKIDGYIAPGGPGVRVDSHMYSNYKIPPTYDSLMGKLICWGKDREEARIRMLRALDEYAITGVKTTIPFHQKILKHPKFIDGDFNTSFIPQYMMNEEAKEPAKV, translated from the coding sequence ATGACAATAACAAAACTTTTAATAGCGAATCGTGGCGAAATAGCGGTAAGAATTATCAGAGCGTGCAAAGAATTAAGCATTCCTACAGTAGCAGTCTACTCAGAAGCTGACGAAGATTGCCTTCATGTCAGTCTTGCAGATGAAGCATATTGTATCGGACCTGCTCCTTCCGGCAAAAGTTATTTGAATGTTCCAAATATTATAAGTACTGCCTTAATGACAGGGGCTGACGCTATTCATCCCGGATACGGATTTCTTTCAGAAAACGCTGAATTTGCGGAAATTTGCCGCGATCACAATATTAAATTTGTCGGAGCTTCTCCTGAAAACATAAGAGCTATGGGCGATAAAGCTTCGGCAAAGAAAACAATGATTGAAAATGATGTTCCTACAGTTCCTGGGACAATCGGGCTGGTGGACGATGTTAATGAAATTAAGCCATGGATTGAAAAAGTAGGATATCCTGTAATTGTAAAAGCTACAGCCGGCGGCGGCGGAAGAGGGATGAGAATCGTCAGGCATGAAGGCGAACTTGAAGAAATGTATAATCTCGCCCAGTCAGAAGCAAGATGTGCTTTTGGCAACGGCGGTGTTTATGTGGAAAAATACCTTGAAAATCCGAGACATATAGAAGTTCAAATTATTGCTGACCAGTACGGAAATGTTGTTCATCTCGGTGAAAGAGATTGTAGTATCCAGAGAAGACACCAGAAACTTCTGGAAGAAGCTCCTTCTCCTGTAATTACAGCAGAAGTCAGAGAAAAAATGGGGCAGGCAGCTATAAATGCGGCAAAAGGAATAGGCTATGAAGGCGCAGGAACAATAGAATTTCTTCTTGATAATAAAAATAATTTCTATTTTATGGAAATGAATACAAGGATTCAGGTAGAACATCCTGTTACGGAAATGATTTTTAGTGTTGACCTTTTGAAAGAGCAGGTCAGAGTAGCAGCCGGCGAAAGATTGTCTTTTACGCAAGAAGATATGAAAATTCACGGGCATGCTATCGAATGCCGAATTAATGCGGAAGATTCCGATAAAAACTTCATGCCATGTCCGGGGAAAATCGATGGGTATATAGCTCCAGGCGGTCCTGGAGTGAGAGTTGACAGTCACATGTATTCAAATTACAAAATCCCACCGACTTATGACTCTTTGATGGGCAAGCTTATTTGTTGGGGCAAAGACAGGGAAGAAGCAAGAATCCGTATGCTAAGGGCTCTTGATGAATATGCAATTACCGGTGTAAAAACGACCATACCTTTCCATCAAAAAATCCTTAAACATCCTAAATTTATAGACGGCGACTTTAATACAAGCTTTATTCCCCAGTATATGATGAATGAAGAAGCTAAAGAGCCTGCAAAAGTTTAA
- the efp gene encoding elongation factor P yields MISTNEFKTGMTIEIDGNLWNVVEFLHVKPGKGSAFVKTKLKNVESGAVLEKTFRAGEKFPRAILDRREMQYLYMSGDNEYSFMDNESYDQITLTKEQIGDGIKYLKENMTLNVLKHGDKVIGVDLPNVVELEVVDTPPGEKGNTAQGGTKPATLETGAIVQVPFFVNNGDKLRVDTRTNSYLERA; encoded by the coding sequence ATGATTTCTACAAATGAATTTAAAACGGGAATGACAATTGAAATTGACGGTAACCTCTGGAACGTTGTTGAGTTTTTGCATGTAAAACCGGGCAAAGGTTCGGCTTTTGTTAAAACAAAACTAAAAAACGTAGAAAGTGGTGCTGTTCTCGAAAAAACTTTCAGAGCAGGTGAAAAATTCCCGAGAGCAATTCTCGACAGAAGAGAAATGCAGTATCTTTATATGTCCGGCGATAATGAATACTCGTTCATGGATAATGAATCCTACGATCAAATAACTTTAACAAAAGAACAAATCGGCGACGGAATAAAATATCTTAAAGAAAATATGACCTTAAACGTATTAAAACACGGAGATAAAGTTATAGGTGTTGATTTACCGAATGTTGTTGAGCTTGAAGTTGTTGATACACCTCCGGGAGAGAAAGGAAATACCGCTCAAGGCGGTACAAAACCTGCAACTCTTGAAACAGGAGCTATTGTTCAGGTTCCATTCTTTGTTAATAATGGTGATAAATTAAGAGTGGATACCAGAACCAACTCATATCTTGAAAGAGCATAA
- a CDS encoding glycosyltransferase has protein sequence MKIALISPIAWRTPPTHYGPWENIASLLCEGLVKKGIDVTLFATGDSLTAGKLSAVCKHGYEEDKTIEPKVWECLHISEVFERADEFDIIHNNFDFLPLSYSGLVNTPVLTTIHGFSSAAILPVYEKYNKNNYYVSISNSDRSDKLDYIATVYHGINLEQFSFNKEIGDYLLFFGRMHPDKGAKEAIKIAKSFGKKLIMAGIIQDKDYFDREISPCFREDIVFVGSVGPEERNRLLGGAYALLHPIFFAEPFGLSVIESMACGTPVVAFKKGSMPELIEHRKTGFIVSGVEEAVSALKKIPEIDRQACRNTIEQRFTVEKMVDNYIKVYEKIINENKREDKRPWGHYQVLCDQSDCKVKRIEVFPTGELSLQRHKRRSEHWQIVSGEAVVTLGEEKIYLKAGESINIPLGTKHRIKNIGNQNMTFIEIQHGDYFGEDDIERFEDKYGRTD, from the coding sequence ATGAAAATAGCATTAATTTCACCTATTGCCTGGAGAACACCTCCGACACATTACGGACCGTGGGAAAACATTGCTTCGCTGCTTTGCGAAGGGTTGGTTAAAAAAGGAATCGACGTTACATTATTCGCCACCGGAGATTCTTTGACGGCAGGAAAACTCAGCGCAGTATGCAAACACGGATACGAAGAAGATAAAACAATAGAGCCTAAAGTCTGGGAATGTCTTCATATCTCGGAAGTTTTTGAGCGCGCGGATGAATTTGATATAATTCATAATAATTTTGACTTTCTGCCTCTTTCTTATAGTGGACTGGTTAATACTCCGGTTTTAACTACAATTCATGGTTTTTCTTCGGCTGCGATTTTACCTGTTTATGAAAAATATAATAAAAATAACTATTACGTCTCAATCAGCAATTCTGACCGCTCAGATAAGCTTGATTATATTGCTACCGTCTATCACGGGATAAATCTCGAGCAATTTTCTTTTAATAAAGAAATCGGGGATTATTTATTATTTTTCGGACGAATGCACCCGGATAAAGGCGCAAAAGAAGCTATTAAAATCGCAAAATCTTTCGGTAAAAAATTAATAATGGCGGGAATAATTCAGGATAAAGATTATTTCGACCGGGAAATTTCTCCTTGTTTTAGAGAAGATATTGTTTTTGTCGGCAGCGTCGGACCGGAAGAAAGAAATAGATTGCTGGGCGGTGCTTATGCCTTATTGCATCCGATATTTTTCGCAGAACCGTTCGGATTGTCGGTCATTGAATCCATGGCTTGCGGAACTCCGGTAGTCGCATTCAAGAAAGGAAGTATGCCGGAATTAATAGAACACCGAAAAACCGGATTTATAGTTTCGGGTGTCGAAGAAGCGGTTTCGGCACTTAAAAAGATTCCGGAAATTGACAGACAAGCGTGCAGAAATACGATAGAACAAAGATTTACCGTAGAAAAAATGGTTGATAATTACATTAAAGTTTATGAAAAGATTATCAACGAGAACAAACGAGAAGATAAACGTCCTTGGGGGCATTATCAAGTGCTTTGCGACCAATCTGACTGTAAGGTCAAAAGAATTGAAGTTTTTCCGACAGGCGAATTAAGTTTGCAAAGACATAAACGCAGGTCTGAGCATTGGCAGATAGTTAGCGGAGAAGCTGTTGTTACTTTGGGCGAAGAAAAAATATATTTAAAAGCAGGAGAAAGTATCAATATCCCGCTGGGAACTAAACACAGAATCAAAAATATCGGCAACCAAAATATGACTTTTATTGAAATTCAACATGGGGATTATTTTGGAGAAGACGATATAGAAAGATTTGAAGATAAGTACGGGAGAACAGATTAA
- the accB gene encoding acetyl-CoA carboxylase biotin carboxyl carrier protein has protein sequence MKMELDYIEKLVKLVSENGLTELSLEEDDKAIIIRKEKEIVTTTTTVAAQPVAVAAPIAAKPAEAAPDKKDESNLLKITSPMVGTFYSAASPGATPFTEAGKAVSNGQVVCIIEAMKLMNEIESEVSGKVVEVCVQDGQPVEYGQVLMLVQP, from the coding sequence ATGAAAATGGAATTAGATTATATTGAAAAACTGGTTAAGTTGGTTTCCGAGAATGGACTTACAGAGCTTAGCCTTGAAGAAGATGATAAAGCAATAATAATCAGAAAAGAAAAAGAAATTGTAACAACAACGACTACAGTTGCAGCGCAGCCTGTTGCTGTTGCGGCGCCTATCGCGGCAAAACCTGCCGAAGCAGCACCTGATAAAAAAGATGAATCAAATTTGTTGAAAATAACTTCACCTATGGTTGGAACTTTTTACAGTGCAGCTTCCCCCGGTGCTACTCCTTTTACGGAAGCCGGCAAAGCCGTAAGCAACGGTCAGGTAGTCTGCATTATTGAAGCTATGAAGCTTATGAACGAAATTGAGTCAGAAGTTTCAGGCAAAGTTGTGGAAGTTTGCGTTCAAGATGGTCAGCCTGTTGAATACGGTCAAGTTTTGATGCTTGTTCAGCCGTAA
- a CDS encoding glycosyltransferase family 4 protein produces the protein MLNPRKIENIMKIAVIGNYMPRQCGIATFTTDLSQALARELSIPENLINVAMDDIPEGHNYPSQVKFRVRQNIQADYFWAADYLNANQFEAAIVEHEYGIFGGEDGSHILHMIKFLKMPVITNLHTVLENPTDGQRKVMKGLAKYSDRLLVMSKKAFDLLTNVYGIDREMIAFIPHGVPDASFKSPGIYNDLFGVENKDVILTFGLLGPDKGIESMIEAMPLIVKEHPNVMYLILGQTHPHILEHSGDSYRRDLQLLVNKLGMENHIVFHNNFVKLETLIQYLQTSKIYAIPYLKKEQITSGTLAYALGVGTAVVSTPFWHAEELLADGRGKLVPFNNPTAMATEINNLLSNDQEREMMRFKGYQYGRSMIWKEVARMHLDLLSEINERKPLENIQEVVIKYHKIFNELPEINLSHLKTLTDDTGLLQHAKYTTPNLHHGYCVDDNARGLIALTKYYSLRKDKDVLLLIQKYLAFLFYAFNQENGRFRNFMSYDRRWLELAGSEDSHARALWGLGITVKEAPDSSIRNMAMRLFLEALPTVEHFSSPRTWGYTVLGLQAYLSIYGGDSFARKIRDELARKIYELFKNNASDEWTWCENTATYANAILPHALIVAGKWIPDQEMYDAGIKSLKWLLKAQTAPDGHLSIIGNNGWLDKNGNRSMFDQQPIEVKGLIDACLDVYIATGDKQWFEESERCLSWFLGQNDLQLPVCDYKTGGCCDGLEPQGVNGNQGAESTLAWLISLINMNMAMALQFHIDENI, from the coding sequence ATGTTGAATCCGCGAAAAATTGAAAATATCATGAAAATCGCCGTTATCGGTAATTATATGCCGAGACAATGCGGTATTGCCACTTTTACTACAGATTTGAGCCAAGCCTTGGCACGAGAATTATCCATACCTGAAAATTTGATAAACGTTGCAATGGATGACATTCCGGAAGGACATAATTATCCTTCGCAAGTCAAATTCAGAGTCAGGCAGAATATACAAGCGGATTATTTCTGGGCGGCTGATTATCTTAACGCTAATCAATTCGAAGCTGCTATTGTGGAGCATGAATACGGGATTTTCGGAGGAGAAGACGGTTCTCATATTTTACACATGATTAAATTTTTAAAAATGCCGGTTATTACTAATTTGCATACCGTCCTTGAAAATCCGACCGACGGACAGCGAAAAGTAATGAAAGGATTGGCAAAATATTCGGACAGATTACTTGTAATGAGCAAAAAGGCTTTTGACTTACTGACAAACGTATACGGCATAGACAGAGAAATGATTGCTTTTATTCCTCACGGCGTGCCCGATGCATCTTTCAAATCGCCGGGAATCTATAATGACCTTTTCGGTGTGGAAAACAAAGATGTAATCCTGACTTTCGGACTTCTCGGTCCCGACAAAGGCATAGAATCTATGATAGAAGCGATGCCGTTAATTGTAAAAGAGCATCCTAATGTTATGTACTTGATCTTGGGTCAAACTCATCCTCATATTCTCGAACACTCGGGAGACTCTTACAGGCGAGATTTGCAATTACTGGTCAACAAACTCGGTATGGAAAATCACATAGTTTTTCACAATAATTTTGTCAAACTTGAAACGCTTATTCAATATCTTCAAACTTCAAAAATTTATGCGATTCCTTACTTAAAAAAAGAACAAATTACTTCCGGAACTCTTGCCTATGCTTTAGGAGTCGGCACGGCAGTTGTTTCTACACCTTTCTGGCATGCGGAAGAACTTTTGGCAGATGGAAGAGGCAAATTAGTTCCTTTTAACAATCCGACAGCTATGGCTACCGAAATCAATAATCTCTTATCAAACGACCAAGAAAGAGAAATGATGCGATTTAAGGGTTATCAATACGGTCGCTCGATGATATGGAAAGAAGTTGCAAGAATGCACCTAGACCTTCTTTCGGAAATAAACGAAAGAAAACCACTCGAAAATATTCAGGAAGTCGTCATTAAATACCATAAAATATTTAATGAACTGCCGGAAATCAATTTATCACATTTAAAAACTTTAACAGACGATACGGGCTTGTTGCAGCACGCTAAATACACAACTCCGAATCTTCACCACGGTTATTGCGTTGATGATAATGCTCGTGGACTGATAGCACTTACAAAGTATTATTCACTCAGAAAAGACAAAGACGTTTTGCTGTTAATACAAAAATATCTGGCATTTTTATTCTACGCCTTTAATCAGGAAAACGGCAGATTCCGTAACTTCATGTCTTATGACCGCAGGTGGTTAGAACTTGCAGGAAGCGAAGATTCACATGCACGTGCTTTATGGGGCTTAGGAATAACCGTAAAAGAAGCCCCCGACAGTTCTATAAGAAATATGGCGATGCGTTTATTTCTTGAGGCGTTACCGACGGTCGAACATTTTTCTTCACCCAGAACTTGGGGCTATACTGTTCTCGGCTTACAAGCATATTTGTCGATATACGGAGGAGATTCGTTTGCCCGCAAAATTCGTGACGAATTAGCAAGAAAAATTTATGAGCTATTTAAAAACAACGCTTCTGATGAGTGGACTTGGTGCGAAAATACCGCAACATATGCTAATGCAATTTTGCCTCACGCATTAATTGTCGCCGGAAAATGGATACCTGATCAAGAAATGTATGATGCCGGCATAAAATCTTTAAAATGGCTGTTAAAAGCTCAGACAGCGCCCGACGGACATCTTTCAATAATCGGTAATAACGGATGGCTTGATAAAAACGGAAACCGTTCCATGTTTGATCAGCAGCCTATTGAAGTAAAGGGCTTAATTGATGCCTGTTTAGACGTTTATATTGCTACAGGTGACAAACAATGGTTTGAAGAGAGCGAACGATGTCTCAGTTGGTTCCTCGGACAAAATGACTTACAGCTTCCCGTATGCGATTATAAAACGGGGGGATGTTGTGACGGACTCGAACCACAAGGAGTTAACGGCAATCAAGGGGCAGAATCCACGCTTGCTTGGCTGATTTCGTTAATTAACATGAATATGGCTATGGCACTGCAATTTCATATAGATGAAAATATTTGA
- a CDS encoding glycoside hydrolase family 130 protein: MKNPIVIRYKNNPILTKDAVPYEVATVHNAGVVKFNDKYIMLFRSHLHNGRSIIGIAESDDGYDFKVGAEPFLTPSSDSAFGEYEEYGVEDVRISQIDDEFLLTYSAYSRHGVRIGLAKTKDFKTVERISLITQSDLRNVVIFPQKINGKYVRLDRPHSEISKWSIWISYSPDLVHWGDSKLIIKPETYHWDEMKIGPGATPIKTDKGWLNIYHGVFETMSGVVYRLGVALHELEDPSVIIGVADNWILQPEDTWEIVGYVSNVVFTCGAVPEEDGSVKIYWGGADSVMCVGSANINDLVDLCLNNSRKPL, from the coding sequence ATGAAAAATCCTATCGTAATAAGATATAAAAACAATCCCATTCTTACTAAAGATGCTGTGCCGTACGAAGTTGCCACCGTTCATAATGCGGGCGTTGTCAAATTCAACGATAAATACATAATGCTGTTTCGTTCGCATTTACATAATGGGCGCTCAATAATAGGAATAGCAGAAAGCGATGACGGTTATGATTTTAAAGTTGGAGCAGAGCCGTTTTTAACACCTTCTTCCGATTCAGCTTTCGGAGAGTATGAAGAATACGGAGTGGAAGATGTTCGTATAAGTCAAATTGATGATGAATTTCTTCTTACTTATAGTGCATATTCAAGACACGGGGTTCGTATCGGACTTGCGAAGACCAAAGACTTTAAAACAGTCGAAAGAATTTCTTTGATTACTCAGTCAGATTTACGAAACGTAGTGATTTTTCCGCAAAAAATTAACGGAAAATACGTCAGGCTGGATCGGCCGCACTCTGAAATTTCCAAATGGTCTATATGGATTTCTTATTCGCCTGATTTGGTGCATTGGGGCGATTCAAAATTAATAATAAAACCTGAAACCTATCACTGGGATGAAATGAAAATCGGTCCCGGTGCAACTCCTATCAAAACCGACAAAGGATGGTTGAATATCTATCATGGAGTTTTCGAGACAATGTCAGGGGTTGTATACCGTTTAGGCGTGGCATTGCATGAGTTAGAAGATCCTTCAGTAATTATCGGTGTGGCTGATAATTGGATTTTACAGCCGGAAGACACTTGGGAAATTGTCGGTTATGTTTCAAACGTAGTTTTTACCTGCGGAGCTGTTCCGGAAGAAGACGGCAGCGTAAAAATCTATTGGGGCGGAGCCGATAGCGTTATGTGCGTTGGAAGCGCAAATATTAATGATTTAGTTGATTTATGTCTTAATAATTCCCGCAAGCCACTATAA
- a CDS encoding carbohydrate ABC transporter permease produces the protein MSRKIFAYIILTLGAISMLVPFFWMLATSFMTSGQIFSYPPVIIPHPFYAENYSNVAKAIPIVKYFLNSAIVAILTTTGQVIISSMAAYAFARLNFKYKEPLFLILLATMMVPPQVNIIPLFFIMRELHWIDTYQALIIPGLFGGFGVFLLRQWFKTLPAELEDAAKIDGCNPFQTYLKIALPLALPAVATLGIFTFITSWNSFMWPLIVTNSDYMRTLPVGLAIFKGSFRETTEWGQLMACAVISVIPVIGVFLLGQKYFIKGIMMGGVKE, from the coding sequence ATGAGTAGAAAAATATTTGCATATATAATTCTGACACTTGGTGCAATTTCAATGCTTGTGCCGTTTTTTTGGATGCTGGCAACTTCTTTTATGACATCAGGGCAGATTTTTTCATATCCTCCTGTAATCATTCCGCATCCTTTTTATGCTGAAAATTATTCAAATGTCGCAAAAGCAATCCCAATAGTAAAATATTTCCTTAATAGTGCAATTGTGGCAATTTTAACAACTACAGGGCAGGTAATAATTTCTTCAATGGCAGCCTACGCTTTTGCCAGACTTAATTTTAAATATAAAGAGCCTTTGTTTTTAATCCTTTTGGCAACAATGATGGTACCGCCGCAAGTAAATATTATTCCTTTGTTTTTTATAATGCGTGAACTGCATTGGATTGATACGTATCAAGCTTTAATAATCCCCGGATTGTTCGGAGGCTTCGGAGTTTTTCTTTTAAGACAGTGGTTTAAAACCTTGCCTGCCGAACTTGAAGATGCAGCAAAAATTGACGGATGCAATCCCTTTCAGACTTATCTAAAAATAGCATTGCCTTTAGCATTGCCTGCTGTTGCGACACTCGGGATTTTTACTTTTATTACCAGCTGGAACAGTTTTATGTGGCCATTAATTGTTACAAATTCAGATTATATGAGAACTTTGCCTGTTGGTCTTGCGATTTTTAAGGGAAGTTTCAGAGAAACAACTGAATGGGGGCAGCTCATGGCGTGTGCTGTGATTTCTGTAATTCCGGTTATAGGTGTATTTTTACTCGGTCAAAAATATTTTATTAAAGGCATAATGATGGGAGGAGTTAAAGAATAG
- the rsmD gene encoding 16S rRNA (guanine(966)-N(2))-methyltransferase RsmD, protein MRITGGTQKGKAIQTVKGQDVRPTSSKVRESVFNIIQLNESGTVFYEGETRVLDLFAGSGIMGLEALSRGAKKAVFVEKNPHHSDIIKKNLQNFGNFETQLILSDALKVLDKINEKFNFVFIDPPYASELYEPVLRKIRENKILSQEGFIILEHSSTLNIQEITDKTEFKIYKTKFYGDTGITVITC, encoded by the coding sequence ATGCGAATAACAGGCGGAACTCAAAAAGGAAAAGCAATTCAGACTGTCAAAGGGCAGGATGTAAGACCTACTTCCTCAAAAGTTCGAGAAAGTGTATTCAATATAATTCAGCTCAATGAATCGGGTACTGTTTTTTACGAAGGGGAAACAAGAGTGCTTGATTTGTTTGCGGGCAGCGGAATTATGGGATTGGAAGCTTTAAGCAGGGGGGCAAAAAAAGCAGTCTTTGTTGAAAAAAATCCACACCATTCTGATATTATCAAAAAAAATCTTCAAAACTTCGGTAATTTTGAAACACAATTAATTCTTTCAGACGCTTTAAAAGTTTTAGATAAAATTAACGAAAAATTTAATTTTGTTTTTATTGATCCGCCCTATGCTTCAGAATTGTATGAACCTGTTTTGAGAAAAATTCGGGAAAATAAAATTTTATCGCAGGAAGGGTTTATCATACTTGAACATTCATCAACTCTGAATATTCAAGAAATAACAGATAAAACAGAATTTAAAATTTATAAAACAAAATTTTACGGTGATACAGGAATAACTGTTATAACCTGCTAA
- a CDS encoding glycoside hydrolase family 130 protein codes for MLNVKRVKKKFQPDYSRVIIKPHVPNSEARVKRIITRVLNLPEEKAKQVLDGVIASFSGRHKNIWGAFDKNYNEIKEYIPENTQISDNRRALLGAYFSLEYSIQAAAFFNPSIIPHPNQSNLPEGSLRFILSFRSVGEGHISSIEFRSGIVDKNCDFTFDKASQYAERAQIVSNPVYDKTTFFLKLAEMQKPENIISQKVSDLLSDEFLLSDLVKVLSIAIDSEHKDIGERIMWLAKSNYQIQFKLGHELSERIIFPSSQNDCNGIEDARFVRFVDDDDTVTYYATYTAYNGLSILPQIIETKDFLTFKMITLNGEFSKNKGMALFPRKINGKYMMISRIDGENLYLMSSDNIHFWQNAELLKEPENTWEFVQIGNCGSPVETDKGWILLTHGVGPMREYCIGVILLDLEDPSQIIGSMTEPLLMPLPEEREGYVPNVVYSCGSIIHNNNLVIPYAMSDTSSGIVTISLDELFNNIRTTLPVL; via the coding sequence TTGTTAAATGTTAAAAGGGTAAAGAAAAAATTTCAGCCTGATTATTCACGTGTCATTATAAAACCGCATGTCCCCAACAGTGAAGCTCGTGTTAAAAGAATTATAACAAGAGTTTTGAATCTGCCTGAAGAAAAAGCAAAACAGGTTTTAGACGGTGTAATTGCAAGTTTTTCCGGTCGGCATAAAAATATATGGGGGGCATTTGACAAAAACTATAACGAAATAAAAGAATATATTCCCGAAAACACACAAATCAGCGACAACAGGAGAGCACTTCTCGGCGCTTATTTTTCTTTAGAATATTCTATTCAGGCAGCTGCTTTTTTTAATCCTTCAATTATTCCTCATCCCAATCAAAGTAATTTGCCGGAAGGAAGCTTGCGATTTATTTTAAGTTTTCGTTCTGTAGGAGAAGGACATATCTCGTCTATAGAATTCAGAAGCGGTATAGTAGATAAAAATTGCGATTTTACTTTTGACAAAGCAAGTCAATATGCCGAAAGAGCACAAATCGTCAGCAATCCTGTTTATGATAAAACTACGTTTTTCTTAAAACTTGCAGAAATGCAAAAGCCCGAGAATATAATTTCTCAAAAAGTTTCTGATTTGCTCTCCGATGAATTTCTTCTTTCAGATCTGGTTAAGGTGCTAAGTATTGCTATTGATTCAGAGCATAAAGATATCGGCGAAAGGATAATGTGGCTGGCAAAATCCAATTATCAGATACAATTCAAGCTCGGCCATGAACTTTCCGAAAGAATTATTTTTCCTTCTTCGCAAAATGACTGTAACGGTATAGAAGATGCGAGATTTGTCCGTTTTGTCGATGATGACGACACTGTAACTTATTATGCTACTTATACTGCGTATAACGGGCTGAGTATTTTGCCTCAAATTATCGAAACCAAAGATTTTCTTACTTTTAAAATGATCACATTGAACGGGGAATTTTCAAAAAATAAAGGAATGGCTCTTTTCCCTCGAAAAATCAACGGCAAATATATGATGATATCTCGTATTGACGGTGAAAACTTGTATCTGATGTCTTCAGATAATATCCATTTCTGGCAAAATGCAGAACTCTTGAAAGAACCCGAAAACACATGGGAATTTGTACAAATCGGTAACTGCGGTTCTCCTGTTGAAACAGATAAAGGCTGGATTTTGCTTACGCACGGAGTAGGACCAATGAGGGAGTATTGTATCGGAGTTATATTATTAGACCTTGAAGACCCGAGTCAAATTATCGGATCTATGACAGAGCCTTTGCTGATGCCTCTTCCTGAAGAACGAGAAGGATATGTACCAAACGTAGTATATTCTTGCGGGTCAATAATCCATAATAACAATCTGGTTATCCCGTATGCGATGTCTGATACTTCTTCGGGAATCGTAACAATATCACTTGATGAATTATTTAATAATATCCGAACAACACTACCGGTATTATAG